One Streptomyces sp. ML-6 genomic region harbors:
- a CDS encoding transglycosylase domain-containing protein, producing the protein MRDGPGLPWLDGMTQQNMRGRTRRAARAALTQGTGRRKQARRARGRRLRRPDYPRAGRQGWRRWVPSWRLVLGSFLTFAATLAAVVGIAYARTEIPEDLNAFATQQDTVYYWADGTPMARTGWVSRQEMPLSKIPDHVRWAVLAAENADFYSDHGISAQGLTRALWRTLSDGDTQGGSTITQQYVKNVYLTQDRSFSRKFTEMLLAVKLDRNMTKDKILQEYLNTSWFGRGTYGLQRAAQAYYGKEVTELDASEGAFLASLLKGASLYDPAVNPRNRARAVERWEWTLDRMVQIGRLSRAERAKYTTFPDPKPPHGLSGTSGQNGYLVQLAESYAKRAGHISDARFDLGGYQIYTTFEKPRTTALARAVREARDALDPKRRKEDRHVRFGAASVAPDGRILAVYGGPDFERQAFNESNASTVPAGSAFTPFVYAAGLQHGITRERNGPRVPITPSTVYDGDDGIPVMTPEGPYWDRSGKTVKGENDGDRSYGRISLHDAMVKSVNSPFLQLGMDTGLKQVRSTAEASGLLPSSFGPPVPAFAMGNSRPSAIRMADAYGTFAAHGLHTDPYSVSRVTRNGTRVRLDLPRPRRAVRSDVADEVTAALTRAGNGKNGVVTAPVAVKNGTTADDTARWRVGYTPAVSTAVVVYRMDLNRSLAPLPLKGLGGASAGDRDFPARIWKTYTEAVTK; encoded by the coding sequence ATGCGCGACGGACCTGGACTGCCATGGCTGGACGGAATGACGCAGCAGAACATGCGGGGCAGGACGAGACGGGCCGCCCGGGCGGCACTGACCCAGGGAACGGGGCGCCGCAAGCAGGCGAGACGTGCGCGCGGCCGCCGGCTGCGCAGGCCGGACTACCCACGTGCGGGCCGTCAGGGCTGGCGGCGCTGGGTGCCCTCGTGGCGGCTGGTCCTGGGTTCGTTCCTGACGTTCGCCGCGACGCTGGCGGCCGTGGTGGGCATCGCCTACGCGCGTACGGAGATCCCCGAGGACCTCAACGCGTTCGCCACCCAGCAGGACACCGTCTACTACTGGGCCGACGGCACCCCCATGGCCCGCACCGGCTGGGTGAGCCGCCAGGAGATGCCCCTGTCGAAGATCCCCGACCACGTGCGGTGGGCCGTGCTCGCGGCGGAGAACGCGGACTTCTACTCCGACCACGGCATATCGGCCCAAGGACTCACCCGCGCGCTGTGGCGCACGCTCAGTGACGGGGACACCCAGGGCGGCTCCACCATCACCCAGCAGTACGTCAAGAACGTCTATCTGACGCAGGACCGCTCCTTCTCGCGGAAGTTCACCGAGATGCTGCTGGCGGTCAAGCTGGACCGCAACATGACCAAGGACAAGATCCTCCAGGAGTACCTGAACACCAGCTGGTTCGGCCGCGGCACCTACGGTCTCCAGCGGGCCGCGCAGGCGTACTACGGCAAGGAGGTCACCGAACTCGACGCCAGCGAGGGCGCATTCCTCGCCTCCCTGCTCAAGGGGGCCTCGCTCTACGATCCGGCGGTCAACCCCCGCAACCGGGCGCGGGCCGTCGAGCGGTGGGAATGGACCCTGGACCGCATGGTGCAGATCGGCAGGCTGAGCCGGGCCGAACGTGCGAAGTACACCACCTTCCCCGACCCGAAGCCGCCGCACGGACTCAGCGGCACGAGCGGGCAGAACGGTTATCTCGTCCAGCTCGCCGAGTCCTACGCCAAACGGGCCGGGCACATCTCCGACGCGCGCTTCGACCTCGGCGGCTACCAGATCTACACGACGTTCGAGAAGCCCCGGACGACCGCGCTGGCCCGGGCGGTGCGCGAGGCGCGCGACGCGCTCGACCCGAAGCGGCGCAAGGAGGACCGGCACGTACGGTTCGGGGCCGCGTCCGTCGCCCCGGACGGCCGCATCCTCGCCGTGTACGGCGGCCCCGACTTCGAGCGCCAGGCCTTCAACGAGTCCAACGCGAGCACCGTCCCGGCCGGTTCGGCGTTCACCCCGTTCGTCTACGCCGCCGGTCTCCAGCACGGAATCACGCGCGAACGCAACGGTCCGCGCGTCCCCATCACCCCGTCGACGGTGTACGACGGCGACGACGGCATCCCGGTCATGACCCCCGAGGGCCCCTACTGGGACCGCAGCGGGAAGACGGTCAAGGGCGAAAACGACGGCGACCGCTCCTACGGCCGCATCAGCCTGCACGACGCCATGGTCAAGTCCGTCAACTCCCCCTTCCTCCAGCTCGGCATGGACACGGGCCTGAAGCAGGTCCGCAGCACCGCGGAGGCGTCGGGGCTGCTCCCGTCGAGCTTCGGCCCGCCCGTTCCGGCGTTCGCGATGGGCAACTCGAGGCCCAGCGCCATCCGCATGGCCGACGCGTACGGCACGTTCGCGGCCCACGGCCTGCACACGGACCCGTACTCGGTCAGCAGGGTCACCCGCAACGGCACCCGGGTCCGGCTCGACCTGCCCCGGCCCAGGCGCGCCGTCCGGTCCGACGTCGCCGACGAGGTGACCGCGGCACTCACCCGGGCCGGGAACGGGAAGAACGGTGTCGTCACCGCACCGGTCGCGGTCAAGAACGGCACCACCGCGGACGACACCGCGCGCTGGCGCGTCGGGTACACCCCTGCCGTGTCCACCGCCGTCGTCGTGTACCGCATGGACCTGAACCGGAGCCTCGCGCCCCTGCCGCTCAAGGGGCTGGGCGGTGCCTCGGCGGGCGACCGGGACTTCCCGGCCCGGATCTGGAAAACCTACACGGAAGCCGTGACGAAGTGA
- a CDS encoding pyridoxal-phosphate dependent enzyme yields MSRVEPVLARALFRTPLLRLDVAHRGRVRRLGLKLESRGPTGSVKDRSAVGLLRALHDERPLTPGTVVVESTSGNLGLALARMLPALGCDFLAVVDPKTPHATRRMLTDRGARVLVVDEPDGRGGYLLSRLRRVRELCAEHPGYRWPDQYENWAAPEIHRRVTGPELTGQAGADLHAVYVPVSTGGTLAGIGAHLREHRPDVAAVAVDVRGSLAVAGSAGRRLIPGIGASRPSTFLTAPHSYDRAVHVDDIEAIAVCRILVEDVGLALGGSSGCAVRAMLADREDDGPDDRLSVCLAADGGGKYRDTLYSDDWATEQGVAKEITAAVEHLRSEGLFFDRKHQEH; encoded by the coding sequence GTGTCACGTGTCGAACCCGTCCTGGCGCGGGCCCTTTTCCGGACCCCCTTACTCCGCCTGGACGTCGCCCACCGGGGCCGTGTGCGACGTCTGGGACTGAAACTCGAATCGCGCGGCCCCACCGGATCGGTGAAGGACCGCAGCGCCGTCGGACTGCTGCGGGCGCTGCACGACGAACGACCGCTCACCCCGGGCACGGTGGTGGTGGAATCCACCTCCGGCAACCTCGGCCTGGCCCTGGCCCGGATGCTGCCCGCCCTCGGCTGCGACTTCCTCGCGGTGGTCGACCCGAAGACCCCGCACGCCACCCGCCGCATGCTCACCGACCGGGGCGCCCGGGTCCTCGTCGTCGACGAACCCGACGGCCGGGGCGGCTACCTGCTCAGCCGGCTGCGCCGGGTGCGCGAACTGTGCGCGGAACACCCCGGATACCGCTGGCCCGACCAGTACGAGAACTGGGCCGCCCCCGAGATCCACCGCCGCGTCACGGGCCCCGAGCTCACCGGACAGGCCGGAGCGGACCTCCACGCCGTCTACGTACCGGTCTCCACCGGCGGCACCCTCGCCGGCATCGGCGCGCACCTGCGCGAGCACCGGCCCGACGTCGCCGCGGTCGCCGTGGACGTACGCGGCTCACTGGCCGTCGCGGGCAGCGCGGGACGCCGCCTCATACCGGGCATCGGGGCCAGCCGGCCGTCCACCTTCCTGACGGCGCCGCACAGCTACGACCGCGCCGTGCACGTCGACGACATCGAGGCCATCGCCGTCTGCCGGATCCTCGTCGAGGACGTGGGACTCGCCCTCGGCGGCTCCAGCGGCTGCGCCGTGCGCGCCATGCTGGCCGACCGGGAGGACGACGGCCCCGACGACCGGCTCTCGGTGTGCCTGGCCGCCGACGGCGGCGGCAAGTACCGCGACACCCTCTACTCCGACGACT